Proteins from one Camelina sativa cultivar DH55 chromosome 8, Cs, whole genome shotgun sequence genomic window:
- the LOC104707250 gene encoding uncharacterized protein LOC104707250 isoform X3, with the protein MAQYRQSGTERFLGGRSGYNPYVNGGASSDHVAIGIRNGGGGGNFGVVTQHGKASRWRRSARLDRNRRFGVGSLVFLLCVVLVVCVSAYYYFSGYTNFGRDDKGIDTSEGDFLTNVSRTDPLKILKFGHGSVLQGRDSRYWDKDDRRRDEDYNEDDVEVASEDKSVAEERSVVSEVKKDLSLRNPLKGSELKGVGFYNEAGRDELKKYEVEYQASLVKGGQSLKENDGHHPPFDTDPHGDDSIDTQGDEYVDMGHEGDENEESHKDNHRHNEDGAEESHKENASVSLHSMTKHHKTEKVNGATSKRSRGKSTLVGTGVKSGKTSQPDTKRRARSHRFSGVSCEMKLLNSTQQIQEPLNTQNFATPSLQYIQMEEKPDGEEQWEPKFAGHQSLQEREESFLVQEQKIHCGFVKAPEGLPSTGFDLTEDDANYISRCHIAVISCIFGNSDRLRHPANKMVSSLSRKDVCFVVFVDEITMQTLSAEGQVPDEAGFIGLWKLVVVRNLPYADMRRVGKIPKLLPHRLFPSARYSIWLDSKLRLQLDPLVILEYFLWREGHEYAISNHYDRHCLWEEVAQNKKLNKYNHTVIDQQFEFYQTDGLTRFNASDPNKLLPSNVPEGSFIVREHTPMSNLFSCLWFNEVERFTPRDQLSFAYTYQKLIRMNPDTPFNLHMFKDCERRKITKLFRHRSEEKRNLIQAATQ; encoded by the exons ATGGCTCAGTATAGGCAATCGGGAACGGAGAGGTTTTTGGGAGGTCGAAGCGGTTACAATCCTTATGTCAACGGCGGAGCTTCGTCGGATCACGTAGCGATCGGGATCCGTaacggcggcggtggtggtaaTTTCGGAGTAGTTACGCAGCACGGGAAAGCTAGTCGATGGCGGCGATCTGCTCGGTTGGATAGGAATCGCCGTTTCGGTGTTGgctctttggtgtttcttctttgtgttgtgcttgttgtttgtgtttccgCTTACTATTATTTCTCCGGTTATACTAATTTTGGCAGAGATGATAAAG gaattGATACATCTGAAGGTGATTTTCTCACGAATGTGTCAAGAACTGATCCTTTGAAAATACTTAAGTTTGGTCATGGTTCAGTGTTACAAGGACGAGATTCGAGATATTGGGATAAGGATGATAGAAGACGGGATGAAGATTATAATGAGGATGATGTAGAGGTAGCTTCTGAGGATAAATCTGTTGCTGAGGAGAGGTCAGTAGTGTCTGAAGTGAAAAAGGATTTATCGCTGCGCAATCCTTTGAAGGGTTCAGAATTGAAGGGGGTTGGTTTTTATAATGAAGCTGGACGTGATGAACTCAAGAAATATGAAGTGGAGTATCAGGCGTCTCTCGTAAAAGGTGGTCAATCATTGAAAGAAAATGATGGGCATCATCCGCCATTTGATACGGACCCTCATGGAGATGATTCAATTGATACTCAAGGGGATGAATACGTTGATATGGGTCATGAGGGGGACGAAAATGAAGAATCACACAAAGATAATCATAGGCACAATGAAGATGGTGCTGAAGAATCTCACAAAGAGAATGCATCCGTGTCTCTTCATTCCATGACCAAGCATCATAAAACTGAAAAGGTTAATGGAGCTACATCGAAAAGGTCACGTGGGAAGTCTACTCTCGTTGGTACGGGTGTTAAGTCTGGGAAAACATCACAACCTGATACAAAAAGACGAGCTCGAAGTCACAGATTTTCAG GCGTATCTTGTGAGATGAAGCTGTTGAATTCGACTCAACAAATACAAGAGCCATTGAACACTCAAAATTTTGCTACACCCTCTTTACAATACATACAGATGGAGGAGAAACCCGATGGAGAAGAACAGTGGGAGCCTAAATTTGCAGGTCACCAGAGTTTACAGGAACGAGAAGAATCTTTCTTGGTGCAAGAACAGAAAATCCATTGTGGCTTTGTCAAAGCCCCCGAAGGATTGCCAAGCACTGGATTTGACCTGACAGAAGATGATGCTAACTATATCAGTAGGTGTCACATTGCTGTGATATCTTGTATCTTTGGAAATTCTGATCGCTTGAGGCATCCTGCTAATAAAATG GTAAGTAGTTTGTCAAGAAAAGATGTTTGCTTCGTTGTGTTTGTGGACGAGATTACCATGCAAACACTTTCTGCCGAAGGCCAAGTACCTGACGAAGCTGGATTCATTGGTCTGTGGAAATTGGTTGTGGTGAGGAATCTTCCTTACGCAGATATGCGGAGGGTAGGCAAAATACCAAAACTGTTACCACACAGACTTTTCCCTTCGGCAAG GTACTCAATCTGGTTAGACAGCAAGTTACGTCTCCAGTTGGACCCCCTAGTCATTTTGGAATACTTTCTGTGGCGCGAAGGGCACGAGTATGCTATTTCCAATCATTACGACCGCCATTGCCTATGGGAAGAGGTTGCACAAAACAAGAAGCTGAACAAGTACAATCACACTGTCATTGATCAGCAGTTTGAGTTTTACCAGACTGACGGGCTGACGAGATTCAATGCTTCAGATCCCAACAAGCTTCTACCCAGCA ATGTTCCAGAAGGGTCTTTCATTGTAAGGGAACATACCCCCATGTCAAACCTATTCTCCTGTCTTTGGTTCAACGAAGTTGAGCGCTTCACTCCCCGAGATCAGCTGAGCTTTGCATACACCTACCAGAAATTAATAAGGATGAATCCTGACACTCCATTTAATCTTCACATGTTCAAG GATTGCGAGAGGAGAAAAATCACGAAATTGTTCCGTCACAGATCAGAGGAGAAGCGAAACCTTATACAAGCAGCAACACAATAA
- the LOC104707250 gene encoding uncharacterized protein LOC104707250 isoform X1, with protein sequence MAQYRQSGTERFLGGRSGYNPYVNGGASSDHVAIGIRNGGGGGNFGVVTQHGKASRWRRSARLDRNRRFGVGSLVFLLCVVLVVCVSAYYYFSGYTNFGRDDKGIDTSEGDFLTNVSRTDPLKILKFGHGSVLQGRDSRYWDKDDRRRDEDYNEDDVEVASEDKSVAEERSVVSEVKKDLSLRNPLKGSELKGVGFYNEAGRDELKKYEVEYQASLVKGGQSLKENDGHHPPFDTDPHGDDSIDTQGDEYVDMGHEGDENEESHKDNHRHNEDGAEESHKENASVSLHSMTKHHKTEKVNGATSKRSRGKSTLVGTGVKSGKTSQPDTKRRARSHRFSGVSCEMKLLNSTQQIQEPLNTQNFATPSLQYIQMEEKPDGEEQWEPKFAGHQSLQEREESFLVQEQKIHCGFVKAPEGLPSTGFDLTEDDANYISRCHIAVISCIFGNSDRLRHPANKMVSSLSRKDVCFVVFVDEITMQTLSAEGQVPDEAGFIGLWKLVVVRNLPYADMRRVGKIPKLLPHRLFPSARYSIWLDSKLRLQLDPLVILEYFLWREGHEYAISNHYDRHCLWEEVAQNKKLNKYNHTVIDQQFEFYQTDGLTRFNASDPNKLLPSNVPEGSFIVREHTPMSNLFSCLWFNEVERFTPRDQLSFAYTYQKLIRMNPDTPFNLHMFKDCERRKITKLFRHRSEEKRNLIQAATQ encoded by the exons ATGGCTCAGTATAGGCAATCGGGAACGGAGAGGTTTTTGGGAGGTCGAAGCGGTTACAATCCTTAT GTCAACGGCGGAGCTTCGTCGGATCACGTAGCGATCGGGATCCGTaacggcggcggtggtggtaaTTTCGGAGTAGTTACGCAGCACGGGAAAGCTAGTCGATGGCGGCGATCTGCTCGGTTGGATAGGAATCGCCGTTTCGGTGTTGgctctttggtgtttcttctttgtgttgtgcttgttgtttgtgtttccgCTTACTATTATTTCTCCGGTTATACTAATTTTGGCAGAGATGATAAAG gaattGATACATCTGAAGGTGATTTTCTCACGAATGTGTCAAGAACTGATCCTTTGAAAATACTTAAGTTTGGTCATGGTTCAGTGTTACAAGGACGAGATTCGAGATATTGGGATAAGGATGATAGAAGACGGGATGAAGATTATAATGAGGATGATGTAGAGGTAGCTTCTGAGGATAAATCTGTTGCTGAGGAGAGGTCAGTAGTGTCTGAAGTGAAAAAGGATTTATCGCTGCGCAATCCTTTGAAGGGTTCAGAATTGAAGGGGGTTGGTTTTTATAATGAAGCTGGACGTGATGAACTCAAGAAATATGAAGTGGAGTATCAGGCGTCTCTCGTAAAAGGTGGTCAATCATTGAAAGAAAATGATGGGCATCATCCGCCATTTGATACGGACCCTCATGGAGATGATTCAATTGATACTCAAGGGGATGAATACGTTGATATGGGTCATGAGGGGGACGAAAATGAAGAATCACACAAAGATAATCATAGGCACAATGAAGATGGTGCTGAAGAATCTCACAAAGAGAATGCATCCGTGTCTCTTCATTCCATGACCAAGCATCATAAAACTGAAAAGGTTAATGGAGCTACATCGAAAAGGTCACGTGGGAAGTCTACTCTCGTTGGTACGGGTGTTAAGTCTGGGAAAACATCACAACCTGATACAAAAAGACGAGCTCGAAGTCACAGATTTTCAG GCGTATCTTGTGAGATGAAGCTGTTGAATTCGACTCAACAAATACAAGAGCCATTGAACACTCAAAATTTTGCTACACCCTCTTTACAATACATACAGATGGAGGAGAAACCCGATGGAGAAGAACAGTGGGAGCCTAAATTTGCAGGTCACCAGAGTTTACAGGAACGAGAAGAATCTTTCTTGGTGCAAGAACAGAAAATCCATTGTGGCTTTGTCAAAGCCCCCGAAGGATTGCCAAGCACTGGATTTGACCTGACAGAAGATGATGCTAACTATATCAGTAGGTGTCACATTGCTGTGATATCTTGTATCTTTGGAAATTCTGATCGCTTGAGGCATCCTGCTAATAAAATG GTAAGTAGTTTGTCAAGAAAAGATGTTTGCTTCGTTGTGTTTGTGGACGAGATTACCATGCAAACACTTTCTGCCGAAGGCCAAGTACCTGACGAAGCTGGATTCATTGGTCTGTGGAAATTGGTTGTGGTGAGGAATCTTCCTTACGCAGATATGCGGAGGGTAGGCAAAATACCAAAACTGTTACCACACAGACTTTTCCCTTCGGCAAG GTACTCAATCTGGTTAGACAGCAAGTTACGTCTCCAGTTGGACCCCCTAGTCATTTTGGAATACTTTCTGTGGCGCGAAGGGCACGAGTATGCTATTTCCAATCATTACGACCGCCATTGCCTATGGGAAGAGGTTGCACAAAACAAGAAGCTGAACAAGTACAATCACACTGTCATTGATCAGCAGTTTGAGTTTTACCAGACTGACGGGCTGACGAGATTCAATGCTTCAGATCCCAACAAGCTTCTACCCAGCA ATGTTCCAGAAGGGTCTTTCATTGTAAGGGAACATACCCCCATGTCAAACCTATTCTCCTGTCTTTGGTTCAACGAAGTTGAGCGCTTCACTCCCCGAGATCAGCTGAGCTTTGCATACACCTACCAGAAATTAATAAGGATGAATCCTGACACTCCATTTAATCTTCACATGTTCAAG GATTGCGAGAGGAGAAAAATCACGAAATTGTTCCGTCACAGATCAGAGGAGAAGCGAAACCTTATACAAGCAGCAACACAATAA
- the LOC104707250 gene encoding uncharacterized protein LOC104707250 isoform X2 has translation MAQYRQSGTERFLGGRSGYNPYVNGGASSDHVAIGIRNGGGGGNFGVVTQHGKASRWRRSARLDRNRRFGVGSLVFLLCVVLVVCVSAYYYFSGYTNFGRDDKGIDTSEGDFLTNVSRTDPLKILKFGHGSVLQGRDSRYWDKDDRRRDEDYNEDDVEVASEDKSVAEERSVVSEVKKDLSLRNPLKGSELKGVGFYNEAGRDELKKYEVEYQASLVKGGQSLKENDGHHPPFDTDPHGDDSIDTQGDEYVDMGHEGDENEESHKDNHRHNEDGAEESHKDNHRHNEDGAEESHKENASVSLHSMTKHHKTEKVNGATSKRSRGKSTLVGTGVKSGKTSQPDTKRRARSHRFSGVSCEMKLLNSTQQIQEPLNTQNFATPSLQYIQMEEKPDGEEQWEPKFAGHQSLQEREESFLVQEQKIHCGFVKAPEGLPSTGFDLTEDDANYISRCHIAVISCIFGNSDRLRHPANKMVSSLSRKDVCFVVFVDEITMQTLSAEGQVPDEAGFIGLWKLVVVRNLPYADMRRVGKIPKLLPHRLFPSARYSIWLDSKLRLQLDPLVILEYFLWREGHEYAISNHYDRHCLWEEVAQNKKLNKYNHTVIDQQFEFYQTDGLTRFNASDPNKLLPSNVPEGSFIVREHTPMSNLFSCLWFNEVERFTPRDQLSFAYTYQKLIRMNPDTPFNLHMFKDCERRKITKLFRHRSEEKRNLIQAATQ, from the exons ATGGCTCAGTATAGGCAATCGGGAACGGAGAGGTTTTTGGGAGGTCGAAGCGGTTACAATCCTTATGTCAACGGCGGAGCTTCGTCGGATCACGTAGCGATCGGGATCCGTaacggcggcggtggtggtaaTTTCGGAGTAGTTACGCAGCACGGGAAAGCTAGTCGATGGCGGCGATCTGCTCGGTTGGATAGGAATCGCCGTTTCGGTGTTGgctctttggtgtttcttctttgtgttgtgcttgttgtttgtgtttccgCTTACTATTATTTCTCCGGTTATACTAATTTTGGCAGAGATGATAAAG gaattGATACATCTGAAGGTGATTTTCTCACGAATGTGTCAAGAACTGATCCTTTGAAAATACTTAAGTTTGGTCATGGTTCAGTGTTACAAGGACGAGATTCGAGATATTGGGATAAGGATGATAGAAGACGGGATGAAGATTATAATGAGGATGATGTAGAGGTAGCTTCTGAGGATAAATCTGTTGCTGAGGAGAGGTCAGTAGTGTCTGAAGTGAAAAAGGATTTATCGCTGCGCAATCCTTTGAAGGGTTCAGAATTGAAGGGGGTTGGTTTTTATAATGAAGCTGGACGTGATGAACTCAAGAAATATGAAGTGGAGTATCAGGCGTCTCTCGTAAAAGGTGGTCAATCATTGAAAGAAAATGATGGGCATCATCCGCCATTTGATACGGACCCTCATGGAGATGATTCAATTGATACTCAAGGGGATGAATACGTTGATATGGGTCATGAGGGGGACGAAAATGAAGAATCACACAAAGATAATCATAGGCACAATGAAGATGGTGC TGAAGAATCACACAAAGATAATCATAGGCACAATGAAGATGGTGCTGAAGAATCTCACAAAGAGAATGCATCCGTGTCTCTTCATTCCATGACCAAGCATCATAAAACTGAAAAGGTTAATGGAGCTACATCGAAAAGGTCACGTGGGAAGTCTACTCTCGTTGGTACGGGTGTTAAGTCTGGGAAAACATCACAACCTGATACAAAAAGACGAGCTCGAAGTCACAGATTTTCAG GCGTATCTTGTGAGATGAAGCTGTTGAATTCGACTCAACAAATACAAGAGCCATTGAACACTCAAAATTTTGCTACACCCTCTTTACAATACATACAGATGGAGGAGAAACCCGATGGAGAAGAACAGTGGGAGCCTAAATTTGCAGGTCACCAGAGTTTACAGGAACGAGAAGAATCTTTCTTGGTGCAAGAACAGAAAATCCATTGTGGCTTTGTCAAAGCCCCCGAAGGATTGCCAAGCACTGGATTTGACCTGACAGAAGATGATGCTAACTATATCAGTAGGTGTCACATTGCTGTGATATCTTGTATCTTTGGAAATTCTGATCGCTTGAGGCATCCTGCTAATAAAATG GTAAGTAGTTTGTCAAGAAAAGATGTTTGCTTCGTTGTGTTTGTGGACGAGATTACCATGCAAACACTTTCTGCCGAAGGCCAAGTACCTGACGAAGCTGGATTCATTGGTCTGTGGAAATTGGTTGTGGTGAGGAATCTTCCTTACGCAGATATGCGGAGGGTAGGCAAAATACCAAAACTGTTACCACACAGACTTTTCCCTTCGGCAAG GTACTCAATCTGGTTAGACAGCAAGTTACGTCTCCAGTTGGACCCCCTAGTCATTTTGGAATACTTTCTGTGGCGCGAAGGGCACGAGTATGCTATTTCCAATCATTACGACCGCCATTGCCTATGGGAAGAGGTTGCACAAAACAAGAAGCTGAACAAGTACAATCACACTGTCATTGATCAGCAGTTTGAGTTTTACCAGACTGACGGGCTGACGAGATTCAATGCTTCAGATCCCAACAAGCTTCTACCCAGCA ATGTTCCAGAAGGGTCTTTCATTGTAAGGGAACATACCCCCATGTCAAACCTATTCTCCTGTCTTTGGTTCAACGAAGTTGAGCGCTTCACTCCCCGAGATCAGCTGAGCTTTGCATACACCTACCAGAAATTAATAAGGATGAATCCTGACACTCCATTTAATCTTCACATGTTCAAG GATTGCGAGAGGAGAAAAATCACGAAATTGTTCCGTCACAGATCAGAGGAGAAGCGAAACCTTATACAAGCAGCAACACAATAA
- the LOC104707251 gene encoding probable magnesium transporter NIPA5, with translation MVDSGGSWRDAYKGMSSDNVKGLVLALSSSLFIGASFIVKKKGLKRAGASGLRAGSGGYSYLLEPLWWIGMITMIVGEIANFAAYAFAPAILVTPLGALSIIISASLAHIILHEKLHTFGILGCALCIVGSVTIVLHAPQERDIDSVLEVWNLATEPAFLFYAAGVVGAAILLIVQFVPLYGKSHVMVYIGVCSLIGSLSVMSVKALGIALKLTFSGTNQLGYPQTWVFTVIVLMCILTQMNYLNKALDTFNTAVVSPIYYVMFTSLTILASIIMFKDWDGQNGTQIMTELCGFVTILSGTFLLHTTADMVDGESKGNLSSENHLLLRLPKHSEDSKGFAQEGIILSLRRQESAKSPRPARQVKQQEEDLEAAVPLRRQESSSRS, from the exons ATGGTGGATTCTGGTGGAAGTTGGAGAGATGCTTATAAAGGAATGTCCTCGGATAATGTAAAGGGTTTAGTTTTGGCTCTATCTTCAAGCTTATTCATTGGTGCCAGCTTcattgtgaagaagaaaggactTAAGAGAGCTGGTGCTTCTGGTCTCAGAGCAG GGTCTGGAGGTTATTCATACTTGCTTGAGCCTCTCTGGTGGATAGGCATGATAACAA TGATTGTGGGGGAAATCGCCAACTTTGCCGCGTATGCGTTTGCACCTGCCATTCTAGTTACTCCTCTTGGTGCGCTTAGCATTATTATCAG CGCTTCGCTTGCACATATCATCTTACATGAAAAGTTGCACACTTTCGGGATCCTTGGTTGTGCTTTATGTATTGTTGGTTCAGTAACAATCGTGTTACATGCTCCACAAGAACGCGATATTGATTCTGTTTTAGAAGTATGGAATCTTGCAACAGAACCTG CTTTTCTCTTCTACGCCGCGGGTGTGGTAGGAGCAGCCATCTTACTTATAGTTCAATTTGTACCACTTTATGGGAAGTCACATGTCATGGTATATATCGGTGTTTGCTCTCTCATAGGATCGTTATCG GTTATGAGCGTGAAAGCTCTCGGGATAGCTTTGAAACTCACTTTTTCTGGAACGAATCAATTAGGATACCCGCAAACATGGGTCTTCACTGTGATAGTACTTATGTGCATACTAACACAAATGAACTATCTAAACAAG GCGCTTGATACGTTCAATACAGCAGTGGTTTCGCCCATATATTATGTTATGTTCACGTCATTGACGATCTTGGCTAGTATCATTATGTTTAAG GACTGGGATGGGCAGAACGGAACACAGATCATGACAGAGTTGTGTGGGTTCGTCACAATCCTATCTGGAACGTTTCTTCTTCACACAACAGCAGATATGGTTGATGGCGAGTCTAAAGGAA atttATCATCGGAGAATCATTTGCTTCTGCGACTTCCAAAACATTCAGAAGACAGTAAAGGGTTTGCACAAGAAGGCATCATTCTCAGTCTAAGACGCCAAGAGTCAGCAAAGTCACCACGGCCTGCACGTCAGGTCAAGCAACAAGAAGAGGATCTTGAAGCAGCTGTACCACTTCGGAGACAAGAAAGTTCATCACGTTCATAA